AGTGCAaccccagggctgggcagaTGTTGTCACCCCTGTCATCCCCACCACACCCAATGGAGCTCAGAGTAGCAGCCCACCAGCATCTTCCTAAGCTCTGTCCCAATGGGTCTGTCCttgcaggagagcagagaggtCCAGGGGTTCGCCGTGGATCTGCCAAGCAGCTTGTTCGTGACAGCAAAGAAGGAGGTGGTGGAGCACAGGGTGCTCCTGGTGGACATCAACAGCCAGGCCATGTTCCAGGTAACGCTTGCGCCATGCAGCACGGTGGGGTGCCACTGTCtggtggcacagggcagcagagagccagctgcagcaaggagtGCTGGTACAAATCAGCACAAGGCATTGTTCCCTGGGCTGGCCTTACCTGCCCATTCATGTCCATGTTGCACCCTGCAGCATCACCTGCCGCTCATCTAGGCTTTGCCTTCTCCTCTGCCCCTCCTACAGCCCTTGCCCTTCTCAGCCAGCTCCAGTCCCTGCTGCCCAAACCAGGCTGAAGGCATTCACTTGTAGAAGGTGCTCTGGAGATGTTAGATGCTTCAAAAATGAGCTAGAGTCTTGACAGGGAAGCAGCACAGGTCCTCTTTGCTGTGGACTCTCACCAGCTTCACACCTGGCAGCTCTCCCTTCCTGCAGTGCCaccacctcctctccttctcccacaGGATGAAAACAGCAGCCACATCCTGGGTGACAAGGTGGTTGGCATCTCCCTGGTGGACATGGTGGTGGCCAATCTCTCTGACCCGGTGGTCCTCACTTTCTTCCACAACCAACTGCTGGTAAGTGGGGGAACAGCCTCATCACACCCAACCTCTCCAGGAACAGAGGGGCAAGGATGGCTCAGGCCCTACCAGCTTTAAGAGTGGTCACGATCCAGCAGGCCCATGTCCTAGGCCTGCTGCAACCTACTGCATCTCTGGCTTCATGGCTTCACCATGTGCACTAGTGGTGGCTCTGCCTACTTCTGTGCAGTGGATGATAATTTGCAGATGTGTCAACTCCAGCACAAtctccagggctggggacacttTGAGTTAATATTTCTTGGCTCATTCATAGCCACTGTTCAAAGATGAACTCCTTATTTAAAACTGGGGCCTGGGAGGAGGTATCTGTTCTGCAAACTGCCAAGAGAAGTCTACCTTGAGCCTCTGCTCATGATATGGGCCAGTTCATCCCCTGAGACCATCTCACCTCCTGTCCAATGTTGCCCCTACCAAACTTGGAATTCATCCTGATCAGGACCTGttgttttgtcatttcagaGGAATGTGACCCTGCTGTGCGTCTTCTGGCAGGAGGACAGCACCGGTGAGTGTATGGGCGCAGGAGCTTCTGCATTTGTGTGTGAAGCATAGATGCTGTTTCTGTTCCCTTGGCTGAGTACTAAAGACCTGCTGGCTGTTGGTGGTAAAAGTTGTTCTGCAGCTCCGTAAACGTTTCCCATGGGGTCAATTTCAGGCTTTTTCCTCCATATCTAACCTAGGAGctttctcccttcccagggAGGGTACTGTTGCCCCTGAAGCTAGCAATCCTGTGTATGTATTCCTGCCAGTGTGTGCTATGCATAGGGTGATCTGGGATCCCCCACATTTGTCCTTCCCCCTGCTGTGGACACCCTAACCTGAAGCTCTGAGCTCCAAAGCAGCTGTTTCTGCTGGTCACCAGatgctttccctttctttagCAGCCAGCTCTGGAAACTGGGATAGCTATGGCTGCACAACAGTGGAGGGGGATAGACAGACGTACTGCAGATGCAACCACCTCACCTACTTTGCTGTGCTAATGGTGGGTAGTGCCTTCCCGCAGCTCTGTACATTATTCCCCCTGGCACTGCTCCTTCACTGTCTCATTCCTTCTTCTCCCCAGGTATCCTCTCCAGAGATTACCTACATACACAGAGACTATCTGAGCATCATCACGTACATTGGCTGCCTTATCTCAGCTTTGGCATCCATTTGCACCATCTTCTTCCTCTACTTCAGGTATAGTCTGGGTGCCCAGGTGAGCCAGTGGGCTGACAGGACATCCCCATGCTCCCTCTCTGCATCTTTCCTGTTGTCATTACACTGGGGAGGGCCCAAGCTCTCCAAAGGCAGTTGGTGGTCCAGCTGGAAGCATGATGAAGGAACCAGGCTGGAAGAAAGTAGAATGTACCCCTCCAGAAACTATCTTCTTTGCCAGGTCTCATGAAGGGCACTCTCAAACACCTGCTGATTTTGGAAAATCAGTTTGGTTGTTGTCATGGAGCTGGCAAGCAGAAACCAACAAAGATCTTGTCAGGGAGAACAAGAGTTGCTTTTCTTGAGTAATATCACTGACCCTCTGTGGATGATTGGGAGCTGAAAATATGTCACTCCCAACCCTCCATAGACTAAATCTGAAGTGCAGGGCCAGCTGCAGAGACCTGAATCTGCTTGTGGCAGTCCCATGTGTGGGGTCAGTATGTCAGCCCCTTACACTAACAAGGGTTCTCCTAACTCTTCGGGTGTGGTGTGTTGCCCCAGTGACACTGTGAGGTGTTGTGGGGCACCAGTGATACTGGCCAGGCACAGTGTTGACAGCTCTTCCCCTGACTTCTCCAGAAGCAAGCAGCGAGACCAGATCACGAGCATGCACATCCACATGAACTTGCTGGGTGCCATCTTCCTCCTGGACTTCACCTTCCTCATCTCAGAGCActtggctgccagcagcagcgaggcagcctgcagagctggggggctGTTCCTGCACTTCTCCCTCCTGAGCTGCCTCACCTGGATGGGCATCGAGGGCTACAACCTCTACCGGCTTGTGATCGAAGTCTTCAATGCCTACCATGACCACTTCCTCCTCAAGCTCTGCCTGGTGGGCTGGGGTGAGCATGGGGGAGGCAGAGactccccaggggcaggacaGTGGGGCAGACTGGCACATGGTAGGGTCGGTTTCTGCCCCTGGAAGTCTTTCCCAGCATATATGATGCCTGGATGGGGTTGGAGGCATAGCTGTGGTGTCTGAGAGCGGAGGGATCTGTCTCTTCATTGAGGAAGGAGACTCAGTGACTGAGAGCAGAAACAGGGGCTAAAGTAAAGGCAGGTCACCCAGCAAGGGAGGCAAGTGACAGCCACTGCTTGGGGTCTTTAAATAGCGATGGGATGTTCTTTCTAAAAGAGACACCCCGGTGTGGTGGTTTcaccgtgctaggcagctgaatactccaccacaactgctctcactcccccttcttagaagaggaggggaagaagtaaaggaaagaacaactcacgggttgagataaggataatttaattaaaaggaaaaaataattattaaggaaagattattattaattaaacaatttgactaaagggaaaaagggaaaggggaaaagggaggggaaaagaaaaaaggaaaaaaaaaagacaagtaaaggctgtgtggaagtgcagaggaaagaaattactctctgcttcccacaaatgagcgatgcttgaccacgtccttgaagcagggcctcaacgcacgtagccagtgttcgggaggacagacgtttttGCAAcgagagccccccccccctccttttttcaccgtttattgctgagtgtgacaccatatggtgtggaatatccctttggttggcttaggtcagctgccctggtgatgttcctttctcacttttttgtcCACCCCCTAGAAgagttagagagagtcctgatgctgtgccagcactgctcagcagcagacacaacactggtgtgataccactgctgttctagctacaagtgcagagcacagcactgcatgggctgctgcagggaaagttaacatcccagccagacccagtacaccaGGGCAGCCCATAAAGATGGGCTTGATGCAGGAGACACCCATACATCTCTGTCCTCCTTTGGATAGGAGGTTGTGGTAAGAAGATCTCATGATCAGTTGTGGCCTAAAATTCCATCACCCTGTGAGACCCGCAGCTGGGGTCTGTGCAGCACAAGCCCGTTCCTTGGCCAGGGCTTACACCAGGAACCCTTGTTGTATCCTCTTTCCTTGGTTCACCCCAAGGAGAGAGGACATTGTACACCTTATGAGGAAAAAGAGGCAACAAGTCCTTCTAGAAGGTCTGTGGGTCAGGGATGAGGATGGCCACTTTACTCTGTTCTTAACACCCAGGACTCCCCTTCTGTTGCGTGATGCTGATCTTCCTGACTAATTGGACGAACTACGGCCCATTCTCCATTCCCATGTATGAATCCATTGGTGGAAAGTCCACCAATGCAACCATGTAAGTCACGGGAAATTGATTGCTTGGTCCCTGGTCTTAAAGTTATCTGGTTCAACCTCCACCTCCTTAGCCCACAAGGCTGTGGCTTTCCTGGGGCTTTGCATAAGGTGGGGCAGGGGATCCCCCCTCTGGGTTTAACTACGATGGGTGCTGAGTTAGCCCAGAACCTTCATGCTCCCCTCTCCACCCTCAAACCCTTTGTCTCATCCCCCTGTGGGATGACACAGCGTAaccctttgctttttctcctccctctagATGCTGGATCACGAGCCCCCTGATCCATAACGTGGTAAACCTGGGTTTCTTCAGCCTGGTATTCCTCTTCAACTCCGTCATGCTGGGGGCCATGGTCCGGGAGATCCTCCAGCAGAACAAGAAAGGCCACAAGCTCAAGCATGTCCTAGCCCTCTTTGGTCTAAGCATCCTGCTGGGCATTCCCTGGGCACTGGTGTTCTTCTCCTTCACCTCCGGCAACTTCCGCCTTGTCTCCCTCTACATCTTCACCATCATCAACTCACTCCAAGGTGATCCTGGGGCACTGTGCTCCTTCAAAGGGCATGAACTGCCCTGGGACTTTGTGGGTGTGGTGATGAAGGGGTATGAGAAGATACAGCCCTGGGAGACTGGCTAGCTCACTCTCAGCTACTGGTGGTCCTTTGAGGGGATTGACCCACTCTTTCTCCCTTCTCACCCAGgttttctcatctttctctgGTACTGGACCATGGTGCTGCAGGCAAAAAAGTCCTCCAActcccagagcagctctgaCAGCATGAAACTGCAGCCTAACAGCAGCCAGAGCCACCCTGGCTGAGCCTCGTGCTGGCCATGCCATGGGGCTGCCTGGCCGGGGCTCCCCGCATGGAGGGCAGCCATAGCAAGCACCAGCGCCGGCCGCTTTGCTACTCACCTGCCCCATggggctgctgggagcacagGGATCTGCAGTAgagacccccagcccctcgcctcCACCAGCTCTGCATTCCCCATCACCATGTCCCCTGAAGTATCtgggtgtccccatccctgacTGGGTATCCCCTACCTGCTCCcacagggacagggctggctCCAGGGGCATGACAGAGAGATGCGCAGGGCTGTGGCAAGGGACAGAAGCAGGAGCAAGAACAGGCCCCCCAGCGCTTCCAGATGTCCCCTGCAGTGCCCCAAGGCCTGTCCTCTCCCCAAGGAGGGACAGCAGGTGGGAAAGGCCCCGTTTTCAGGCCTTGCTGGTGGCCGCCAAGAGGGCCCTTCCCTGGTAAGACAGAATAACCACCACTGCAACACCCTCTAGCAGCTGAAGTAAtctatttttgttattttgttgaatgtttctctatttttgtaTGGTGtaaaaatttaatatttgtgcTCACACATGAGACTTGTGCCCATTAAAGTTGTTCCTGCTCTGAGCGTGGTGCCCCTGGGTCTCTGCTGTTGGTGAGCTGTCCCTTGGGGTTCTGCCACTGCCCTTCATCCCTCCAGTGTGCCCTGGCAAACAGGGCTGTCCCACCCCCAGGGAAGGACtcagtttttctctgtgctgaatTTCTGCAGCTCAACAAGGCCCCGCACACCAGCACAGCCCACACCATCCTGCTGAGCAGAGACCAATAACAGTGTTAACCAGCAGAGCACCAGGAGCCTGGTGCTGTTGGCTTTAGGGTGACAGCAGCAGGTCTCAGGGCTTGGGAAGTGTTTGCACTCTCTGGTGGCTGTCACCATGCAGCAAAAAGGAAGGTGTTTCTCTGCTGGGTTGTGGGCAGGTTTCCCTTTGCTgtgcagccctggcagctcAGGTCAATGCTCAGTGTTGTGCCCAAGCTCTTCTTTGCAtagagcagtgctggggagaggaaCCACCATGGCCAGCTGAGCAACGGTATCAAGGCACTGCGGTGACCATCGGCTAAGCAGTAGGAGGGCCACATGGATGTGGACCTGGACTTTTGCTTATGTCCCCTGTGTCACTCTTGTTCCTACCTGCAAGCTCGGGTGCACCTGGGCTTAGGCATGTGAGCATCGTGCCCATGGGTGGCACAGGAGCCCTGGGCTTGGCTGGCAGCGGGGATGCCCCAACACATCACTCACCATTCTGGGCTGAGGGGTCATCAGCACAATGGGGTTGGGCAGGATAGggtgagaagggaaagaaaaatagagccTGGAGTCCACTGGGGAGGCGAAACAGCTCTAACCGTTAGCACTATTTCAGTGAGCTTGACGTGGGAGGTTACTGGCCAACCCACAGAAAGAAGCAAGGGGattgcagaaaggaaatgagtACGTGGCTG
This sequence is a window from Cygnus atratus isolate AKBS03 ecotype Queensland, Australia chromosome 12, CAtr_DNAZoo_HiC_assembly, whole genome shotgun sequence. Protein-coding genes within it:
- the ADGRG1 gene encoding adhesion G-protein coupled receptor G1 isoform X1; translation: MKVLLLLLLSPLQGVGASVHEEDFRFCGERNQTESSSVIYKHSPANISIENTAQALIIKSPFLPSRRNFYYQSSLPPTLGRYRFCIYWFKPNRTLWLAYGKQSFLLGQDPPSSITQERDTQKTERTKTAIFNVSYVFKGQKNTSLESASEYFFPASLEIMPVWEQDVEGQLAALDRLLAQAPASGATAQRSLRHKLGALERMLAQVELKGQNQTFGKAALRATVLRVSTAQAPRHLAFASPREESREVQGFAVDLPSSLFVTAKKEVVEHRVLLVDINSQAMFQDENSSHILGDKVVGISLVDMVVANLSDPVVLTFFHNQLLRNVTLLCVFWQEDSTAASSGNWDSYGCTTVEGDRQTYCRCNHLTYFAVLMVSSPEITYIHRDYLSIITYIGCLISALASICTIFFLYFRSKQRDQITSMHIHMNLLGAIFLLDFTFLISEHLAASSSEAACRAGGLFLHFSLLSCLTWMGIEGYNLYRLVIEVFNAYHDHFLLKLCLVGWGLPFCCVMLIFLTNWTNYGPFSIPMYESIGGKSTNATICWITSPLIHNVVNLGFFSLVFLFNSVMLGAMVREILQQNKKGHKLKHVLALFGLSILLGIPWALVFFSFTSGNFRLVSLYIFTIINSLQGFLIFLWYWTMVLQAKKSSNSQSSSDSMKLQPNSSQSHPG
- the ADGRG1 gene encoding adhesion G-protein coupled receptor G1 isoform X2, encoding MKVLLLLLLSPLQGVGASVHEEDFRFCGERNQTESSSVIYKHSPANISIENTAQALIIKSPFLPSRRNFYYQSSLPPTLGRYRFCIYWFKPNRTLWLAYGKQSFLLGQDPPSSITQERDTQKTERTKTAIFNVSYVFKGQKNTSLESASEYFFPASLEIMPVWEQDVEGQLAALDRLLAQAPASGATAQRSLRHKLGALERMLAQVELKGQNQTFGKAALRATVLRVSTAQAPRHLAFASPREESREVQGFAVDLPSSLFVTAKKEVVEHRVLLVDINSQAMFQDENSSHILGDKVVGISLVDMVVANLSDPVVLTFFHNQLLRNVTLLCVFWQEDSTASSGNWDSYGCTTVEGDRQTYCRCNHLTYFAVLMVSSPEITYIHRDYLSIITYIGCLISALASICTIFFLYFRSKQRDQITSMHIHMNLLGAIFLLDFTFLISEHLAASSSEAACRAGGLFLHFSLLSCLTWMGIEGYNLYRLVIEVFNAYHDHFLLKLCLVGWGLPFCCVMLIFLTNWTNYGPFSIPMYESIGGKSTNATICWITSPLIHNVVNLGFFSLVFLFNSVMLGAMVREILQQNKKGHKLKHVLALFGLSILLGIPWALVFFSFTSGNFRLVSLYIFTIINSLQGFLIFLWYWTMVLQAKKSSNSQSSSDSMKLQPNSSQSHPG